The Salvelinus namaycush isolate Seneca chromosome 13, SaNama_1.0, whole genome shotgun sequence genome includes a region encoding these proteins:
- the pgap1 gene encoding GPI inositol-deacylase isoform X1, which translates to MRVATVAFYGCALGLLTMGLREMFSGFEENRCTMTYMFEYPEYRRIALPRRVARQYPAYGLYLYGEGQYAQDTRGLKLTGAPVLFLPGNAGSYKQARSLGSVALRKAEALEGGVHLNVFTIDFNEELVALYGGSLRRQTHFLHESIKAILRLYKDHEAPPHSVVLVGHSMGGVVARALFTLPRFSPRLVSLIITQASPHQAPVLSLDAHLLEFYSAVRQRWVGRAEDLRNVTVLSVGGGYRDYQVRSGLTALPCPQDDPSKLSLVVTAVPRTWVSTDHLSIVWCKELVLATVRAFFDLIESETGQFSDDPERRMAILHHHFIRHPVRVLGEQLETPVSLSGSPKTWSEVNTLRLAYSAPKEGQAKYFLFALSSRRRAYSHFYCRSNNLSLQQEMTSWVYGCTQMNGSMCVQAVDLSFGTELLPAYKVLTLSLRELSSVSHLIVVASNLNGRQFTVECEWQRQESQTVSLPVPHVLSFGMSVSDVTLNSTGLRHTIELQHFHQVYQAFRISVVSHCKVTKADRLPNVYIMKVPWFREDSVTTSSIPSVTEISGMLHTSRPDNSTGVLLQLHTAPNCHYKVSVRTSFPRVLGQVLRFCGPVLPVYVAVALLLACGGQMSSVVRMGRPLQMSHAVARSLQPHKVDLPVYLLHLLLRYSWFQDGWSTLHLPPLDALPATSPDGTTQEGLPLNEDWPRLLSPLLYVLGAAMAFWGSVLLRLFLRLLSLLLAPLHRPSVSRDCGTLCRRTQLLLILCLSVLGWASCGALSITATFLLHLYRVLRLQMTERSLSHMLNLAPEKQTDKNNGTGNKEKGTGEKEKGTGEKEKGTGEKEKGTGEKEKGTGEKEKGTGEKEKGTGEKEKGTGEKEKGTGNSDSLDSKPKECNGAPLLSDSVLQDVRDDLQLHISLSALLTLPVMLCAPSLIHWTRNLRYSVARLDPDPCWPHSVPLFIASLLLINCNTLTLSYSKTLPITSRLLLPLSVAMVTFSPLHLYRVNYFVSAALVPLAVSCLF; encoded by the exons CTCGCTCCCTTGGTTCGGTGGCTCTGAGGAAGGCTGAGGCCCTGGAAGGAGGGGTCCACCTCAACGTGTTCACCATCGACTTCAACGAGGAGCTTGTGGCCCTGTATGGAGGCAGCCTGCGCCGGCAGACCCACTTCCTACACGAGAGCATCAAGGCCATCCTGCGCCTCTACAAG GACCATGAAGCCCCCCCTCATAGTGTGGTGTTGGTGGGTCACTCCATGGGGGGAGTGGTGGCCCGAGCCCTCTTCACCCTGCCCCGCTTCAGCCCTCGCCTTGTCAGCCTCATCATCACCCAGGCCTCCCCTCACCAGGCCCCCGTGCTGTCCCTCGACGCACACCTACTGG agTTCTACTCTGCTGTGAGACAGCGCTGGGTGGGTCGAGCGGAAGACCTGCGCAACGTGACAGTTCTCTCCGTGGGGGGTGGTTACCGTGACTACCAGGTGCGCTCCGGCCTCACGGCCCTGCCCTGCCCCCAGGACGACCCAAGCAAGTTGTCTCTGGTG GTTACTGCTGTTCCTAGGACCTGGGTGTCCACGGACCACCTGTCCATTGTTTG GTGCAAAGAGCTGGTTCTGGCCACTGTGCGGGCATTCTTTGACCTCATTGAATCTGAAACGGGACAG ttttcagaCGATCCAGAGAGGAGAATGGCCATTCTGCACCATCATTTTATCAGACACCCTGTACGTGTGCTGGGTGAGCAGCTAGAGACGCCCGTTTCCCTCTCAG GGTCTCCTAAAACGTGGAGCGAGGTGAACACACTCCGTCTGGCGTACAGTGCTCCCAAA GAAGGACAAGCCAAGTATTTCCTGTTTGCCCTCTCCAGTCGCAGGAGAGCCTACAGTCACTTCTACTGTCGCAGCAACAACCTG TCTCTCCAACAGGAAATGACGAGCTGGGTTTACGGTTGTACACAGATGAACGGATCCATGTG TGTGCAGGCAGTGGATCTGTCTTTTGGAACAGAACTTCTCCCAGCTTACAAG GTTCTGACTTTGAGCCTCCGTGAGCTGTCGTCTGTCTCTCACCTCATTGTGGTCGCCTCCAACCTCAACGGTAGACAG ttcacagtggaGTGTGAGTGGCAGAGACAGGAGTCTCAGACCGTCTCTCTGCCAGTACCACACGTTCTCTCCTTCG GAATGAGTGTTAGTGACGTCACTCTCAACTCCACCGGACTTCGGCACACCATTGAGCTGCAGCACTTTCATCAG GTCTATCAGGCTTTCAGAATTTCAGTCGTAAGCCACTGCAAAGTAACCAAAGCAG ACAGACTGCCCAATGTCTACATAATGAAGGTGCCATGGTTTAGGGAGGACTCCGTTACCACGTCCAG TATTCCCTCTGTAACAGAGATATCGGGAATGCTCCACACGAGTCGTCCTGACAACTCCACTGGTGTGCTGTTGCAGCTCCACACTGCCCCCAACTGCCACTATAAG gTATCTGTGAGAACATCATTTCCCAGAGTGCTTGGACAG GTGCTGAGGTTCTGTGGGCCCGTGTTGCCGGTGTACGTGGCTGTAGCGCTCCTACTGGCCTGTGGGGGGCAGATGTCCTCTGTCGTGAGGATGGGGCGCCCCCTACAGATGAGCCATGCCGTGGCCAGATCCCTGCAGCCCCACAAGGTGGACCTTCCCGTCTACCTGCTGCATCTGCTGCTCAG GTATAGCTGGTTCCAGGATGGTTGGTCCACTCTTCATCTCCCGCCGTTAGATGCTCTCCCCGCCACCTCCCCAGATGGTACGACACAGGAGGGGTTGCCCCTAAACGAAGACTGGCCACGCCTCCTGTCCCCCCTGCTGTATGTTTTGGGAGCAGCCATGGCCTTCTGGGGCAGCGTGCTGCTCCGCCTCTTTCTAAGGCTGCTTTCGTTGCTATTGGCCCCGCTTCACAG GCCCTCTGTGTCTCGGGACTGCGGCACCCTGTGTAGGCGGACTCAGCTGCTCCTCATCCTGTGTCTGAGTGTGTTAGGATGGGCTTCCTGTGGAGCCCTGTCAATCACAGCCACCTTCCTGCTGCATCTCTACCGA GTTCTGAGGCTACAGATGACAGAGAGGTCTCTGAGTCATATGCTGAACCTG GCGCCCGAGAAACAAACCGACAAAAACAACGGAACTGGAAACAAAGAGAAAGGCACCGGGGAAAAAGAGAAAGGCACCGGGGAAAAAGAGAAAGGCACCGGGGAAAAAGAGAAAGGCACCGGGGAAAAAGAGAAAGGCACCGGGGAAAAAGAGAAAGGCACCGGGGAAAAAGAGAAAGGCACCGGGGAAAAAGAGAAAGGCACCGGGGAAAAAGAGAAAGGCACCGGGAACAGTGATTCCCTGGACAGCAAACCTAAAGAATGTAACGGCGCCCCCCTGCTGTCGGACTCAGTACTGCAGGATGTGAGAGATGACCTGCAGCTGCACATTAGCCTTTCTGCTCTCCTCACTCTACCAGTCATGCTCTGTGCCCCATCACTGATCCACTGGACCCGCAACCTCAG ATATTCTGTTGCTCGTTTGGATCCTGATCCTTGCTGGCCCCACTCCGTGCCTCTCTTCATCGCCTCTCTGCTGCTCATCAACTGTAACACACTCACTCTCAGCTACAG TAAAACCCTGCCTATCACATCCCGCCTGCTGTTGCCTCTCTCCGTTGCCATGGTGACTTTCTCCCCACTCCATCTATACCGTGTAAACTACTTTGTGTCTGCAGCCCTAGTTCCGCTGGCTGTTTCCTGTCTCTTCTGA
- the pgap1 gene encoding GPI inositol-deacylase isoform X2 — MRVATVAFYGCALGLLTMGLREMFSGFEENRCTMTYMFEYPEYRRIALPRRVARQYPAYGLYLYGEGQYAQDTRGLKLTGAPVLFLPGNAGSYKQARSLGSVALRKAEALEGGVHLNVFTIDFNEELVALYGGSLRRQTHFLHESIKAILRLYKDHEAPPHSVVLVGHSMGGVVARALFTLPRFSPRLVSLIITQASPHQAPVLSLDAHLLEFYSAVRQRWVGRAEDLRNVTVLSVGGGYRDYQVRSGLTALPCPQDDPSKLSLVVTAVPRTWVSTDHLSIVWCKELVLATVRAFFDLIESETGQFSDDPERRMAILHHHFIRHPVRVLGEQLETPVSLSGSPKTWSEVNTLRLAYSAPKEGQAKYFLFALSSRRRAYSHFYCRSNNLEMTSWVYGCTQMNGSMCVQAVDLSFGTELLPAYKVLTLSLRELSSVSHLIVVASNLNGRQFTVECEWQRQESQTVSLPVPHVLSFGMSVSDVTLNSTGLRHTIELQHFHQVYQAFRISVVSHCKVTKADRLPNVYIMKVPWFREDSVTTSSIPSVTEISGMLHTSRPDNSTGVLLQLHTAPNCHYKVSVRTSFPRVLGQVLRFCGPVLPVYVAVALLLACGGQMSSVVRMGRPLQMSHAVARSLQPHKVDLPVYLLHLLLRYSWFQDGWSTLHLPPLDALPATSPDGTTQEGLPLNEDWPRLLSPLLYVLGAAMAFWGSVLLRLFLRLLSLLLAPLHRPSVSRDCGTLCRRTQLLLILCLSVLGWASCGALSITATFLLHLYRVLRLQMTERSLSHMLNLAPEKQTDKNNGTGNKEKGTGEKEKGTGEKEKGTGEKEKGTGEKEKGTGEKEKGTGEKEKGTGEKEKGTGEKEKGTGNSDSLDSKPKECNGAPLLSDSVLQDVRDDLQLHISLSALLTLPVMLCAPSLIHWTRNLRYSVARLDPDPCWPHSVPLFIASLLLINCNTLTLSYSKTLPITSRLLLPLSVAMVTFSPLHLYRVNYFVSAALVPLAVSCLF, encoded by the exons CTCGCTCCCTTGGTTCGGTGGCTCTGAGGAAGGCTGAGGCCCTGGAAGGAGGGGTCCACCTCAACGTGTTCACCATCGACTTCAACGAGGAGCTTGTGGCCCTGTATGGAGGCAGCCTGCGCCGGCAGACCCACTTCCTACACGAGAGCATCAAGGCCATCCTGCGCCTCTACAAG GACCATGAAGCCCCCCCTCATAGTGTGGTGTTGGTGGGTCACTCCATGGGGGGAGTGGTGGCCCGAGCCCTCTTCACCCTGCCCCGCTTCAGCCCTCGCCTTGTCAGCCTCATCATCACCCAGGCCTCCCCTCACCAGGCCCCCGTGCTGTCCCTCGACGCACACCTACTGG agTTCTACTCTGCTGTGAGACAGCGCTGGGTGGGTCGAGCGGAAGACCTGCGCAACGTGACAGTTCTCTCCGTGGGGGGTGGTTACCGTGACTACCAGGTGCGCTCCGGCCTCACGGCCCTGCCCTGCCCCCAGGACGACCCAAGCAAGTTGTCTCTGGTG GTTACTGCTGTTCCTAGGACCTGGGTGTCCACGGACCACCTGTCCATTGTTTG GTGCAAAGAGCTGGTTCTGGCCACTGTGCGGGCATTCTTTGACCTCATTGAATCTGAAACGGGACAG ttttcagaCGATCCAGAGAGGAGAATGGCCATTCTGCACCATCATTTTATCAGACACCCTGTACGTGTGCTGGGTGAGCAGCTAGAGACGCCCGTTTCCCTCTCAG GGTCTCCTAAAACGTGGAGCGAGGTGAACACACTCCGTCTGGCGTACAGTGCTCCCAAA GAAGGACAAGCCAAGTATTTCCTGTTTGCCCTCTCCAGTCGCAGGAGAGCCTACAGTCACTTCTACTGTCGCAGCAACAACCTG GAAATGACGAGCTGGGTTTACGGTTGTACACAGATGAACGGATCCATGTG TGTGCAGGCAGTGGATCTGTCTTTTGGAACAGAACTTCTCCCAGCTTACAAG GTTCTGACTTTGAGCCTCCGTGAGCTGTCGTCTGTCTCTCACCTCATTGTGGTCGCCTCCAACCTCAACGGTAGACAG ttcacagtggaGTGTGAGTGGCAGAGACAGGAGTCTCAGACCGTCTCTCTGCCAGTACCACACGTTCTCTCCTTCG GAATGAGTGTTAGTGACGTCACTCTCAACTCCACCGGACTTCGGCACACCATTGAGCTGCAGCACTTTCATCAG GTCTATCAGGCTTTCAGAATTTCAGTCGTAAGCCACTGCAAAGTAACCAAAGCAG ACAGACTGCCCAATGTCTACATAATGAAGGTGCCATGGTTTAGGGAGGACTCCGTTACCACGTCCAG TATTCCCTCTGTAACAGAGATATCGGGAATGCTCCACACGAGTCGTCCTGACAACTCCACTGGTGTGCTGTTGCAGCTCCACACTGCCCCCAACTGCCACTATAAG gTATCTGTGAGAACATCATTTCCCAGAGTGCTTGGACAG GTGCTGAGGTTCTGTGGGCCCGTGTTGCCGGTGTACGTGGCTGTAGCGCTCCTACTGGCCTGTGGGGGGCAGATGTCCTCTGTCGTGAGGATGGGGCGCCCCCTACAGATGAGCCATGCCGTGGCCAGATCCCTGCAGCCCCACAAGGTGGACCTTCCCGTCTACCTGCTGCATCTGCTGCTCAG GTATAGCTGGTTCCAGGATGGTTGGTCCACTCTTCATCTCCCGCCGTTAGATGCTCTCCCCGCCACCTCCCCAGATGGTACGACACAGGAGGGGTTGCCCCTAAACGAAGACTGGCCACGCCTCCTGTCCCCCCTGCTGTATGTTTTGGGAGCAGCCATGGCCTTCTGGGGCAGCGTGCTGCTCCGCCTCTTTCTAAGGCTGCTTTCGTTGCTATTGGCCCCGCTTCACAG GCCCTCTGTGTCTCGGGACTGCGGCACCCTGTGTAGGCGGACTCAGCTGCTCCTCATCCTGTGTCTGAGTGTGTTAGGATGGGCTTCCTGTGGAGCCCTGTCAATCACAGCCACCTTCCTGCTGCATCTCTACCGA GTTCTGAGGCTACAGATGACAGAGAGGTCTCTGAGTCATATGCTGAACCTG GCGCCCGAGAAACAAACCGACAAAAACAACGGAACTGGAAACAAAGAGAAAGGCACCGGGGAAAAAGAGAAAGGCACCGGGGAAAAAGAGAAAGGCACCGGGGAAAAAGAGAAAGGCACCGGGGAAAAAGAGAAAGGCACCGGGGAAAAAGAGAAAGGCACCGGGGAAAAAGAGAAAGGCACCGGGGAAAAAGAGAAAGGCACCGGGGAAAAAGAGAAAGGCACCGGGAACAGTGATTCCCTGGACAGCAAACCTAAAGAATGTAACGGCGCCCCCCTGCTGTCGGACTCAGTACTGCAGGATGTGAGAGATGACCTGCAGCTGCACATTAGCCTTTCTGCTCTCCTCACTCTACCAGTCATGCTCTGTGCCCCATCACTGATCCACTGGACCCGCAACCTCAG ATATTCTGTTGCTCGTTTGGATCCTGATCCTTGCTGGCCCCACTCCGTGCCTCTCTTCATCGCCTCTCTGCTGCTCATCAACTGTAACACACTCACTCTCAGCTACAG TAAAACCCTGCCTATCACATCCCGCCTGCTGTTGCCTCTCTCCGTTGCCATGGTGACTTTCTCCCCACTCCATCTATACCGTGTAAACTACTTTGTGTCTGCAGCCCTAGTTCCGCTGGCTGTTTCCTGTCTCTTCTGA